The following coding sequences are from one Humulus lupulus chromosome X, drHumLupu1.1, whole genome shotgun sequence window:
- the LOC133803634 gene encoding beta-fructofuranosidase, insoluble isoenzyme CWINV1-like — protein MYYKGVYHLFYQYNPRGPIWGNIAWAHSISYNLIDWDHVDIALSPTDPELDINGCFSGSTTLLQDDKLAILYTGKNCRNHQVQNLATPVNLSDPFLREWTKSSLNHMTPNDIDPTEFRDPTTAWLGPDNMWRTAIGAKMVTGKWVPLLYTSSDFKHWTRSTKTPFGLLLENNELVLECVDFFPVGINGSDGDNRYSNKDQYKKKFALKVSFQHNERECYVLGQYSLEKEEFKAESSDFNFRIDYGKFYASKSFYDPEKKRRVVWGWIMESESRADDIKKGWSGLMSFPRTIVLSKSGKQLVQWPIKEIEKLRGEEVGVHNKELYFGSIFEISGITPSQADVEVSFQIDVDELREAEPMDPSWVDPQVLCDEKNASVKGIFGPFGLKVLASEDLSEQTSIFFRIFKINDNEYKVVIGSDQSRSSLRDGLNKTTYGAFLDLDPRLEKITLRTLIDHSIVESFGGEGRSCITARVYPRLAINKAAHLYAFNYGTKSVKIFNLKAWSVNNAQFVTRREERNH, from the exons ATGTACTACAAGGGAGTATATCACTTGTTCTATCAATACAATCCACGAGGTCCAATTTGGGGTAATATAGCATGGGCACATTCAATATCATACAATCTCATCGACTGGGATCATGTTGATATAGCCTTGAGCCCTACTGATCCAGAGCTCGACATCAATGGCTGCTTCTCTGGTTCCACCACACTCCTTCAAGATGACAAGTTAGCCATTTTATACACTGGAAAAAACTGTAGAAACCACCAAGTCCAAAACCTGGCCACACCTGTAAATCTCTCAGACCCTTTTCTCAGGGAATGGACCAAATCTTCCCTCAACCACATGACCCCAAACGACATTGACCCAACAGAGTTCAGAGATCCAACAACCGCTTGGTTGGGCCCTGACAACATGTGGCGAACCGCAATTGGAGCCAAGATGGTTACTGGAAAATGGGTTCCTCTTCTGTACACGAGTAGTGACTTCAAGCACTGGACTCGCTCGACCAAGACTCCATTTGGGTTGTTATTAGAGAATAATGAGTTAGTGTTGGAGTGTGTTGATTTTTTTCCTGTGGGAATCAACGGCTCAGATGGTGACAATCGTTACTCGAATAAAGATCAGTATAAGAAGAAGTTTGCTCTGAAAGTGAGCTTCCAACACAACGAACGTGAATGTTATGTACTTGGACAATATTCTCTTGAGAAAGAAGAGTTCAAAGCTGAGAGTAGTGACTTTAATTTCAGAATAGATTATGGGAAATTTTATGCTTCAAAATCGTTTTATGACCCTGAAAAGAAGAGGAGAGTAGTATGGGGTTGGATCATGGAGTCTGAGAGTAGAGCTGATGATATCAAAAAAGGCTGGTCTGGGCTCATG TCATTTCCTAGAACTATTGTTCTTAGTAAATCTGGGAAGCAATTAGTACAATGGCCAATAAAAGAGATTGAAAAACTAAGAGGTGAAGAAGTGGGTGTCCACAACAAGGAACTTTATTTCGGCTCAATCTTTGAAATTTCCGGTATCACACCTTCACAG GCGGATGTGGAAGTGTCATTTCAAATTGATGTAGATGAACTAAGGGAGGCTGAGCCAATGGATCCAAGTTGGGTGGATCCTCAAGTGCTTTGTGATGAGAAAAATGCAAGTGTAAAAGGCATTTTTGGACCCTTTGGTTTGAAGGTTTTGGCTTCTGAAGACTTATCAGAACAAACTTCAATCTTCTTTCGCATATTCAAAATCAATGACAATGAGTATAAAGTTGTAATAGGAAGTGACCAAAGCAG GTCTTCATTAAGAGATGGGCTTAACAAAACCACATATGGTGCCTTCTTAGATTTGGATCCTCGTCTAGAGAAAATAACATTAAGAACCTTG ATTGATCATTCAATTGTTGAGAGTTTTGGTGGAGAAGGGAGAAGTTGTATTACTGCAAGAGTTTATCCAAGATTGGCAATTAATAAAGCAGCCCATTTATATGCATTCAACTATGGAACAAAGAGTGTTAAAATCTTTAACCTCAAGGCTTGGAGTGTGAATAATGCTCAATTTGTGACAAGGAGAGAAGAAAGAAACCACTAA